A single genomic interval of Ruminococcus sp. NK3A76 harbors:
- a CDS encoding CPBP family glutamic-type intramembrane protease: MNDNQNTVRLKYLLPFRSIVFLLIFIVGAAVTGKQVKEIGSCWSIAASAVNIVTILLIVLLAKKAGTDFKELMSLEKGKNTVKKTVLISLGLAMIGMSGMYLAGFVCYGSFMPEVSLDIAAPIAVPLAVMNLIILPLTVPFAEDGLYLGCGVGCIKNKYASIIVPAFFYALQHCFIPTVFDARYMIYRFISFLPLTVIFCIYFRRKRDPLPILISHALLDMSTAMLILITSAVPGLYDSWREMI; the protein is encoded by the coding sequence ATGAATGATAACCAGAATACCGTCAGACTTAAATACCTGCTGCCCTTTCGCAGTATAGTTTTCCTGCTGATATTCATTGTCGGCGCAGCTGTCACGGGCAAGCAGGTCAAAGAGATAGGCAGTTGCTGGTCGATAGCGGCAAGTGCTGTGAATATCGTGACGATACTGCTTATCGTCCTGCTTGCAAAAAAGGCAGGCACAGACTTCAAAGAGCTAATGTCTCTTGAAAAGGGCAAGAATACTGTTAAGAAGACTGTCCTTATTTCGCTTGGCCTTGCGATGATAGGTATGTCGGGAATGTATCTTGCAGGCTTTGTTTGCTACGGCTCGTTCATGCCTGAGGTGTCACTCGATATCGCAGCACCGATAGCAGTTCCGCTGGCGGTTATGAATCTTATCATTCTGCCATTGACTGTTCCCTTTGCAGAGGACGGGCTTTACCTCGGCTGCGGGGTAGGGTGCATAAAGAACAAATATGCAAGCATCATTGTGCCGGCATTTTTCTATGCGCTTCAGCACTGCTTTATACCGACAGTGTTTGATGCAAGGTATATGATATACCGCTTTATCTCATTCCTGCCGCTGACGGTCATATTCTGCATATACTTCCGCAGAAAAAGAGACCCTCTGCCGATACTTATAAGCCACGCTCTGCTTGATATGAGCACGGCTATGCTCATACTCATTACATCGGCAGTACCCGGGCTTTATGACAGCTGGCGTGAGATGATATGA
- a CDS encoding DJ-1/PfpI family protein, which produces MRVLLFLAKGFETMEASVFVDVMGWAGIETVTCAMRKTVTSTFGVSVNADVLLQDVNVSDYDALAIPGGFEEYGFYEDAYSQQAAELIREFCSAGKMIATICVAALALGNSGILKGKRATTYHLGDGRRQRQLAEFGAIVVNEPVVRCGNIITSYCPQTGPEVAFTLLGELAGQQKMKETKAAMGF; this is translated from the coding sequence ATGAGGGTTCTTTTATTCCTTGCAAAAGGCTTTGAAACTATGGAGGCAAGCGTATTCGTTGACGTTATGGGCTGGGCAGGCATTGAAACCGTGACCTGCGCTATGCGAAAGACTGTGACGAGCACTTTCGGCGTGTCGGTCAATGCAGATGTGCTGCTGCAGGACGTAAATGTCAGCGACTATGATGCTCTCGCAATCCCAGGCGGCTTTGAGGAATACGGTTTTTATGAAGACGCATACTCGCAGCAGGCAGCAGAGCTTATCAGGGAATTCTGCTCCGCCGGCAAGATGATAGCCACGATATGTGTAGCCGCCCTCGCACTCGGCAACAGCGGCATACTAAAAGGCAAGCGTGCGACCACCTATCATTTAGGCGACGGCCGCAGGCAGCGGCAGCTTGCAGAGTTCGGCGCAATTGTCGTAAACGAGCCTGTCGTCAGGTGCGGCAATATAATCACCTCATACTGTCCGCAGACAGGACCTGAGGTAGCATTCACACTTCTCGGCGAGCTCGCCGGGCAGCAAAAGATGAAAGAAACAAAGGCCGCAATGGGTTTCTGA
- a CDS encoding class I SAM-dependent methyltransferase, whose protein sequence is MAYSQFAYFYDKLQGEVDYTGIADFIDRQAERFGARREILLDMACGTGTLCEIMAKRGYDVIGTDASNEMLSCALDKKYDSGLPIQYLNQSMTGLDMFGTIDITVCTLDSINHLSSLDEIKTAFEKVSLFAFPDGMFIFDMNTLYKHREILGSNTYVIDTEGLYCVWQNEYSESDGSVDITLDFFEQGDDGRYERFGESFTEIAFDAAVIEQALIDAGFEILDSFDDYTDKPVTETTQRIVYVCKKKIKE, encoded by the coding sequence ATGGCATATTCGCAGTTCGCTTACTTTTATGACAAGCTGCAGGGCGAGGTCGATTATACAGGCATCGCTGATTTTATCGACAGGCAGGCAGAGCGGTTCGGCGCAAGGCGTGAGATACTTCTTGACATGGCCTGCGGCACCGGCACGCTTTGCGAGATAATGGCCAAAAGAGGCTATGACGTTATCGGCACAGATGCATCTAATGAGATGCTCTCCTGTGCGCTTGATAAGAAATACGACAGCGGTCTGCCGATACAGTATCTCAACCAGAGCATGACCGGGCTTGATATGTTCGGAACGATCGATATCACCGTATGCACGCTCGACAGCATAAACCACCTGAGCTCGCTCGATGAGATAAAGACGGCGTTTGAAAAGGTGTCGCTCTTTGCATTTCCGGACGGTATGTTTATTTTTGATATGAACACCCTCTACAAGCACAGGGAGATACTTGGCAGCAACACCTATGTCATTGACACCGAGGGGCTTTACTGTGTGTGGCAGAATGAATACAGCGAAAGTGACGGCTCGGTGGATATCACGCTCGACTTTTTCGAGCAGGGCGATGACGGCAGGTATGAACGCTTTGGCGAGAGCTTTACGGAGATAGCGTTCGATGCAGCAGTTATTGAACAGGCGCTTATTGATGCCGGCTTTGAGATACTTGACAGCTTTGATGATTATACAGACAAGCCGGTAACGGAAACTACACAGAGAATAGTATATGTGTGCAAAAAGAAGATAAAGGAATGA
- a CDS encoding EAL domain-containing protein yields MTDLKKRKKRRKKLLKSKKGGVVASFFVFIIFAAMLLSLFVVMASMTSEASIKNTLIAELDKATIVRRSYASNDGDEAIGILEKSEIDYILLDKQGNVISQSGKDTRKKRGGKFLHATSFSSEDETLSNDELLKKYTYTLYGDSENDVISIDEVPEDEPLDEADPIDINGFRFFKEVIRTLDSSDVNGDPSDGSDDFSEGFKDGYNKDQRPVDMKAIMEEKDSVQLPVWVQMDIPEKEQTVYFRCVISMNILNLSFLIELLVFSGVVIAIMFIAFIVMIIRGLLNIRRMRNLLFTDIKVDGRNWLWFVYNAESTLSKHKNANKNFALIDLEFIGYRRFCVCNSVDEGEVLLKNVAKKLRGYVDKKELCAHNAEDSFALMLRYTDDESFKNRLEMILSALSDTVQNNSLAFHAGVFLLPALDGGFFAKRKNVDTETDFINASAACATLADNSGNAVMFYNDKLVEEQKWINTVTQTQQKALDNEEFIVYYQPKYDPRTHELRGAEALIRWQSPEYGFLSPYKFIPIFENNGFITKIDHYMISHVARDQRKWLDLGLKCVPVSVNVSRAHFIESDLAEQIRDIVDAEGTPHEYIEIELTESAFFDDKDAMVETINRLKGYGFAVSMDDFGSGYSSLNSLKDMPLDVLKLDAEFFRGEAADTERGELVVSEAIRLAKNLDMRTVAEGVEVKEQVEFLASQGCDMIQGYYFAKPMPHDEYEERIRKGRSDGKDEESLNNE; encoded by the coding sequence GTGACTGATCTGAAAAAGAGAAAAAAGAGAAGAAAAAAACTGCTCAAATCGAAAAAGGGCGGAGTGGTCGCTTCATTTTTTGTGTTTATTATATTTGCGGCGATGCTTTTATCACTTTTTGTTGTTATGGCTTCAATGACCTCTGAAGCGTCGATAAAAAACACTCTGATCGCTGAGCTTGACAAGGCAACGATAGTAAGAAGGTCCTATGCCTCCAATGACGGAGACGAAGCCATCGGTATTCTTGAAAAAAGCGAGATAGACTATATTCTTCTTGACAAGCAGGGGAATGTGATAAGCCAGTCAGGAAAGGATACAAGAAAGAAAAGAGGCGGTAAATTCCTTCACGCAACGAGCTTTTCGTCTGAGGATGAAACTCTTAGTAATGATGAGCTTTTGAAGAAGTATACATATACTCTTTACGGCGATTCTGAGAATGATGTGATCAGCATAGATGAAGTGCCTGAGGATGAGCCTCTTGATGAGGCAGACCCGATAGATATAAACGGATTCAGATTCTTTAAAGAGGTAATACGCACTTTGGATTCATCTGATGTCAACGGTGACCCGTCAGATGGCAGTGATGACTTTTCCGAAGGCTTCAAGGACGGCTACAACAAAGACCAGCGGCCTGTCGATATGAAGGCTATCATGGAAGAAAAGGATTCTGTGCAGCTTCCTGTCTGGGTACAGATGGATATTCCTGAAAAGGAACAGACTGTTTATTTCAGATGCGTTATATCCATGAATATTTTAAATCTCTCGTTTCTGATCGAGCTGCTTGTGTTCTCCGGCGTAGTTATTGCTATAATGTTTATAGCGTTTATCGTTATGATCATAAGGGGCTTGCTCAATATACGCAGGATGCGCAACCTTCTCTTTACTGATATAAAGGTAGACGGCCGCAACTGGCTGTGGTTTGTATATAATGCCGAGAGCACACTTTCAAAGCACAAAAATGCCAATAAGAACTTTGCGCTCATCGACCTTGAATTTATCGGATACAGGCGTTTTTGTGTCTGCAACTCGGTGGACGAGGGCGAGGTCTTACTCAAAAACGTTGCTAAAAAGCTGAGAGGCTATGTTGATAAAAAGGAGCTTTGTGCTCACAATGCAGAGGACAGCTTTGCGCTCATGCTAAGATACACCGATGATGAGAGCTTTAAAAACAGACTGGAGATGATCCTTTCGGCTCTGAGTGATACTGTGCAGAATAATTCGCTTGCATTCCACGCAGGTGTGTTCCTGCTGCCTGCACTCGACGGCGGCTTCTTCGCAAAAAGAAAGAACGTCGATACAGAGACAGACTTTATAAACGCCTCTGCTGCCTGTGCAACACTCGCAGACAATAGCGGCAATGCTGTGATGTTCTATAACGACAAGCTGGTCGAGGAGCAGAAGTGGATAAACACTGTAACGCAGACCCAGCAAAAGGCGCTTGATAATGAGGAATTTATAGTATACTATCAGCCCAAGTATGACCCACGCACTCATGAGCTCAGGGGTGCCGAGGCACTTATAAGGTGGCAGTCGCCCGAATACGGCTTCCTTTCACCGTATAAGTTCATACCGATATTTGAAAACAACGGCTTTATCACCAAGATAGACCACTACATGATATCCCATGTTGCAAGAGACCAAAGAAAATGGCTCGACCTGGGGCTTAAGTGCGTGCCTGTGTCTGTCAATGTTTCGAGAGCGCATTTTATCGAGAGCGACCTCGCCGAGCAGATAAGGGATATAGTTGACGCAGAAGGTACACCGCACGAGTACATCGAGATAGAGCTTACCGAGAGTGCGTTCTTTGATGACAAGGACGCTATGGTCGAGACTATAAACAGGCTCAAAGGCTACGGCTTTGCTGTGTCTATGGATGACTTCGGCTCTGGCTATTCATCGCTCAATTCGCTAAAGGATATGCCGCTTGATGTGCTCAAGCTCGATGCTGAGTTCTTCCGTGGCGAGGCTGCCGACACCGAGAGAGGCGAGCTTGTGGTAAGCGAGGCTATAAGGCTTGCAAAGAACCTTGATATGCGCACTGTCGCAGAGGGCGTCGAGGTCAAGGAGCAGGTGGAATTCCTGGCATCGCAGGGGTGCGATATGATACAGGGCTACTATTTTGCAAAGCCCATGCCGCATGACGAATACGAAGAACGCATAAGAAAAGGCAGAAGTGACGGAAAAGACGAGGAGAGTTTAAATAATGAATGA
- a CDS encoding cyclic-phosphate processing receiver domain-containing protein: protein MGLKLFVDDTRPQPKGFECVTSYADAVLYYELFSEFEFVSLDYHLGEEHTGLDILKWMKEHGKHPAHINIHSNHIEGMKLMRKYAEENFPGSKVTMNTLYK from the coding sequence ATGGGCTTAAAACTTTTCGTTGACGACACCCGGCCTCAGCCCAAGGGGTTTGAGTGCGTGACAAGCTATGCCGATGCAGTGCTTTACTATGAGCTGTTCTCGGAGTTTGAGTTTGTCAGCCTTGACTATCACTTAGGAGAGGAGCACACCGGGCTTGACATCTTAAAATGGATGAAGGAACACGGCAAGCACCCGGCGCACATAAATATCCACTCAAACCACATAGAGGGCATGAAGCTGATGCGTAAATACGCCGAGGAGAACTTCCCCGGCTCAAAGGTCACGATGAACACACTATATAAATAA
- a CDS encoding TspO/MBR family protein, whose amino-acid sequence MQKRISKTELLIWIVGAELFGAVSALVGGNFSGFYDTLTSPPLSPPAWLFPVMWAIIYGLLGASAYIIFRLEGSSSQTTVAAFASQLILNFAWSIVFFRLHFLWIAAIVLVALTVSVGIMLLDFYRKNKLAGLMNILYLFWCMFACYLNIGIAVLN is encoded by the coding sequence ATGCAAAAAAGGATAAGCAAGACAGAGCTTTTGATATGGATAGTCGGTGCCGAGCTTTTCGGGGCGGTGAGCGCACTTGTCGGCGGCAATTTCAGCGGCTTTTACGATACGCTCACATCTCCGCCGCTCAGCCCTCCTGCGTGGCTTTTCCCGGTAATGTGGGCGATAATATACGGCCTGCTCGGAGCGTCGGCGTATATCATTTTCAGGCTCGAAGGCAGCAGCTCGCAGACAACTGTTGCGGCGTTTGCGTCTCAGCTGATACTCAATTTCGCATGGAGCATAGTTTTCTTCCGGCTGCATTTTCTCTGGATAGCGGCTATAGTGCTCGTAGCGCTCACAGTATCTGTCGGGATAATGCTGCTTGATTTCTACCGCAAAAACAAGCTCGCAGGCCTTATGAACATACTCTATCTGTTCTGGTGTATGTTTGCCTGCTATCTGAATATCGGCATCGCTGTGCTGAACTAA
- a CDS encoding PP2C family serine/threonine-protein phosphatase has product MFNGFSHSVMGASHQKRNIVCQDSSAFKVGNGFAAAVVADGHGSKKHFRSNIGSQCAVEAAVETIERFYADPDEFDRNFKERHKSIVKCIEKQIIMRWNDKVLDHLAKTPLTSDELNKFSPEEFEEIPPESYYGTTLVAAVAARGYTFGFQIGDGSLVAVFEDGETSMIMDYEESNPANITSSMCNALAADMFDSFYVPDKKLLCICVSTDGLYTSFGSDNDFLDYHTIIAGQLANPDAFMGSLKNNLVKRSHFGTEDDISLSCVYDEELAKSNNDVIRAKIAENKRLAAERRASVLKR; this is encoded by the coding sequence ATGTTCAATGGTTTTAGCCACTCAGTTATGGGTGCGAGCCACCAAAAGAGAAATATTGTATGTCAGGACAGCTCGGCATTCAAGGTCGGCAACGGCTTTGCCGCAGCAGTGGTCGCTGACGGTCACGGCAGTAAAAAGCACTTCAGATCAAACATAGGCTCGCAGTGCGCTGTTGAAGCAGCTGTTGAGACAATAGAGCGTTTTTATGCCGACCCCGACGAGTTCGACCGCAATTTTAAGGAAAGACACAAGAGCATTGTGAAATGCATAGAAAAGCAGATAATAATGCGCTGGAACGACAAGGTGCTCGACCACCTTGCAAAGACACCCCTTACCTCTGATGAGCTCAATAAGTTCAGCCCTGAGGAGTTTGAGGAGATCCCGCCTGAGTCATACTATGGCACAACACTTGTCGCTGCTGTTGCTGCAAGGGGTTATACCTTCGGCTTCCAGATAGGCGACGGAAGCCTTGTAGCTGTGTTTGAAGACGGCGAGACATCTATGATAATGGACTACGAGGAATCCAACCCGGCAAACATTACATCAAGTATGTGTAATGCTCTTGCTGCGGATATGTTTGATTCGTTCTATGTTCCGGACAAGAAGCTGCTTTGTATATGCGTTTCTACCGACGGCCTTTATACCAGCTTCGGCAGCGATAATGACTTCCTCGACTATCACACGATAATCGCAGGTCAGCTCGCAAATCCTGACGCGTTCATGGGCTCGCTTAAGAATAACCTCGTTAAGCGCTCGCATTTCGGCACAGAGGATGATATATCCCTCTCGTGCGTATACGACGAGGAGCTCGCAAAGTCTAATAATGACGTGATAAGGGCAAAGATCGCTGAGAACAAGCGTCTTGCAGCCGAGAGACGAGCAAGCGTGCTGAAAAGATAA
- a CDS encoding SDR family NAD(P)-dependent oxidoreductase has product MKTIAIITGAAGGLGSEFTKQLYNEVDEIWAIGRNVAKLDALKKTLGDKVRGFSVDLSDPDNLSVISDELEKGEYEVRWLINNAGSGRMARSDKLSASEISSHINTHNTSVAMLCNICIPFMKKGCHILNISSQSSFQPVPYINLYAASKAFTLSYSRALNVELKDTGITVTACCPGWIKTDLLKEEINGVKIKFPHMAQPADVARKAIADARKGRDMSVYGAYVKTMQFFSKYYPHRLIMKFWMMGIGKYIK; this is encoded by the coding sequence ATGAAAACAATAGCGATCATAACCGGTGCTGCCGGAGGGCTGGGCAGTGAATTCACAAAACAGCTCTACAATGAAGTCGATGAGATATGGGCTATAGGGCGAAATGTCGCAAAGCTTGATGCGCTCAAGAAAACCCTCGGCGACAAGGTCAGGGGCTTTTCTGTTGACCTGTCAGACCCTGATAACCTCTCGGTGATAAGCGATGAGCTTGAAAAGGGCGAGTATGAGGTGAGGTGGCTAATAAACAATGCAGGCTCGGGGCGCATGGCACGCTCTGATAAGCTTTCGGCATCGGAGATATCCTCGCATATCAACACACATAACACCTCGGTGGCGATGCTTTGCAATATCTGCATACCCTTTATGAAAAAGGGCTGCCATATCCTGAATATATCCTCGCAGTCGTCGTTCCAGCCGGTGCCGTATATAAATCTTTATGCGGCATCAAAGGCATTCACTCTTTCATATTCAAGGGCGCTGAATGTAGAGCTTAAAGACACAGGCATTACCGTGACTGCCTGCTGCCCCGGGTGGATAAAGACCGATCTCTTAAAGGAGGAAATAAACGGTGTTAAGATAAAATTTCCTCACATGGCGCAGCCTGCCGACGTTGCACGCAAGGCGATAGCTGACGCAAGAAAGGGCAGGGATATGTCGGTCTACGGGGCATATGTAAAGACGATGCAGTTTTTTTCGAAGTATTATCCGCACAGACTGATAATGAAATTCTGGATGATGGGCATAGGAAAATACATAAAATAA
- a CDS encoding endonuclease NucS domain-containing protein, with translation MLHQNLWYIENGNEVESITIEENKLEKLFVKNPDILDRSWLIIGEQVYTDAKKYIDLLCMEPDGDLVIVELKKDMTPREVTAQVLDYAASVSEYNYNDILNVYSKYVEKHPKAPKTLEEAYQKRFNNKFTLDDDTFKPNIKMVIVAAKMDKSTERIIGFLRDKCDVLINILFFNVYECNGKQLLGRTWFGDDIEERVLKSDNAKIWNGYAYVAYGCGGHRKWEDALKYGFISAGGGSWYSNTLKNLDVGEKIFAYIPQKGYVGYGIVTDTLEQAKDVTFDVNGESITFADFENGINYLYSSDDPEQAEYVVKVKWIHTVDESNAVREPGFFANQNSVCKPTVSVWNDTVNRLKQIWNINE, from the coding sequence ATGTTGCATCAAAATCTATGGTACATTGAAAATGGCAACGAGGTTGAAAGCATTACAATTGAAGAAAACAAACTTGAAAAGCTCTTTGTTAAAAATCCAGATATTCTTGACCGCAGCTGGCTAATTATCGGTGAACAAGTCTATACTGATGCGAAAAAGTATATTGACCTGCTTTGCATGGAGCCCGACGGTGATTTAGTTATTGTCGAGTTAAAAAAAGACATGACTCCTCGTGAAGTGACCGCACAGGTTCTCGATTATGCTGCAAGTGTTTCAGAGTATAATTATAATGATATATTAAATGTTTATAGCAAGTATGTTGAAAAGCACCCCAAAGCTCCCAAAACATTAGAGGAAGCATATCAAAAAAGATTCAATAATAAATTCACATTAGACGATGATACGTTTAAGCCTAATATCAAAATGGTAATAGTCGCCGCAAAAATGGATAAAAGCACCGAAAGAATCATTGGTTTCCTTCGTGACAAATGCGATGTACTAATAAACATTCTTTTCTTCAATGTATATGAGTGTAACGGAAAACAGTTACTTGGCAGAACATGGTTTGGCGACGACATTGAAGAAAGAGTATTAAAATCAGACAACGCAAAAATATGGAATGGCTATGCCTATGTAGCATATGGGTGTGGCGGACACAGAAAATGGGAAGACGCTTTAAAATATGGTTTTATTTCGGCAGGCGGTGGCAGCTGGTATTCAAATACTTTGAAAAACCTTGATGTTGGAGAAAAGATTTTTGCTTATATTCCGCAAAAAGGCTATGTAGGATATGGAATTGTTACCGATACGTTAGAACAAGCAAAAGATGTTACTTTTGATGTTAATGGCGAGTCTATTACATTTGCCGATTTTGAAAACGGAATCAACTATCTTTATTCATCAGACGACCCAGAACAAGCTGAATATGTTGTAAAAGTAAAATGGATTCACACAGTAGACGAAAGCAACGCTGTAAGAGAACCCGGCTTCTTCGCTAATCAGAACAGTGTTTGTAAGCCAACAGTTTCTGTATGGAATGACACTGTAAATCGTCTCAAGCAGATATGGAATATAAATGAGTAA
- the hslO gene encoding Hsp33 family molecular chaperone HslO — translation MGRIVRVISKDASVVCSAIDGKDIVGEIERIHKTSAVVTAALGRLSLGASLMGFGLKGKDDTVTVRLNGDGPAGALIAVADSFGNVKSYVQNPVVELPLNSYGKLDVRGAVGRNGTLSVVKDLGLKEPYSGQVPIVSGEIAEDITSYLAVSEQIPSVCALGVLVNPDLTVANAGGYLIQLLPFAPESAIDVIENNIKNLKSVTQLYSQGMTVDEIALKTLEGLEPNILDDFEVNYKCDCSRDRVSRALQSIGEADLREMANDEITEVQCHFCDKVYRFTSAEVEALIKK, via the coding sequence ATGGGCAGGATAGTAAGGGTAATAAGCAAGGACGCATCTGTTGTATGCTCGGCTATTGACGGCAAGGACATAGTCGGCGAGATAGAGCGTATACATAAAACATCAGCAGTTGTTACAGCTGCACTCGGCAGGCTCTCGCTCGGGGCATCGCTTATGGGCTTCGGGCTTAAGGGCAAGGACGACACGGTGACGGTTCGTCTTAACGGCGACGGCCCTGCAGGTGCGCTTATCGCAGTCGCTGACAGCTTCGGCAATGTCAAGAGCTATGTGCAGAACCCAGTGGTAGAGCTTCCGTTAAACAGCTACGGCAAGCTCGATGTCAGAGGTGCAGTCGGCAGGAACGGTACTCTTTCGGTCGTAAAGGACTTAGGCCTTAAGGAGCCGTATTCGGGGCAGGTGCCTATAGTTTCGGGTGAGATAGCTGAGGATATCACAAGCTACCTTGCTGTGTCTGAGCAGATACCGAGCGTGTGCGCTTTGGGCGTGCTCGTGAACCCCGACCTGACTGTTGCTAACGCAGGCGGCTATCTTATCCAGCTGCTGCCCTTTGCGCCGGAGAGTGCAATTGACGTGATTGAGAATAATATCAAAAACCTTAAGTCGGTAACGCAGCTCTATTCGCAGGGCATGACTGTTGACGAGATAGCTTTGAAGACTCTCGAAGGTTTGGAGCCGAATATCCTTGATGATTTTGAGGTAAACTATAAGTGCGACTGCTCCCGTGACAGGGTGTCAAGAGCACTCCAGTCGATAGGCGAGGCCGACCTCAGAGAGATGGCAAATGACGAAATAACCGAGGTACAGTGCCACTTCTGCGATAAGGTATACCGCTTCACAAGTGCCGAAGTTGAGGCTCTTATAAAAAAATGA
- a CDS encoding VWA domain-containing protein: protein MSKKNKGNNPGKAAEEQQAVVEETAAENTAPADDLDDMFDFDDDPLGATGVSRKSLVIFFLIDTSGSMKGTKMGELNTVMEELVPEIRKVGEADTEVKLAVLTFATDVKWMYSEPIAIEDFEWARLSAKGVTSMGAAFKELNTRMSRNSFLNSPSLSFAPVIFLMTDGYPSDDYKEGLKELATNSWYKFGLKAALGIGNEANDDMLAEFTGSADTVVHAYSGNQLAQMIKIVAVTASQIGSKSMTLADQNDAELSDEDVYASKQKMLGQQIQELVNKNESDDVSFDTGW from the coding sequence ATGAGCAAGAAAAATAAGGGTAATAACCCCGGCAAGGCAGCAGAGGAGCAGCAGGCTGTCGTAGAGGAAACTGCTGCTGAGAACACTGCGCCTGCAGATGATCTTGATGATATGTTTGATTTTGATGATGACCCGCTGGGTGCAACAGGCGTTTCGAGAAAGAGCCTTGTTATCTTCTTCCTGATCGATACATCAGGCAGTATGAAGGGCACCAAGATGGGTGAGCTCAATACCGTTATGGAAGAGCTCGTGCCTGAGATAAGAAAGGTCGGCGAGGCTGATACAGAAGTCAAGCTCGCAGTTCTGACTTTCGCGACAGACGTTAAGTGGATGTATTCAGAGCCTATCGCTATCGAGGACTTCGAGTGGGCAAGACTTTCGGCTAAGGGCGTTACCAGCATGGGCGCTGCATTCAAGGAGCTCAACACAAGAATGTCGAGAAACTCCTTCCTTAACTCGCCTTCGCTTTCATTCGCACCTGTAATATTCCTTATGACAGACGGCTATCCTTCTGACGATTATAAGGAAGGCCTTAAGGAGCTCGCTACAAACAGCTGGTATAAGTTCGGCCTTAAGGCTGCGCTCGGTATCGGCAACGAGGCTAACGACGATATGCTCGCTGAGTTCACAGGCAGCGCTGATACAGTCGTTCATGCATATTCGGGTAACCAGCTCGCACAGATGATCAAGATCGTTGCTGTTACAGCATCTCAGATCGGCTCTAAGAGTATGACTCTTGCTGACCAGAATGACGCTGAGCTCAGCGATGAGGACGTTTATGCTTCCAAGCAGAAGATGCTCGGACAGCAGATCCAGGAGCTTGTAAATAAGAACGAATCAGATGACGTTTCCTTCGATACAGGCTGGTGA
- a CDS encoding YerC/YecD family TrpR-related protein — MREKLEINNLDDLYEAILTLETVEECRLFFKDLCTVPELKALSQRFKVAQMLTENHVYSDIVGATGASTATISRVNRSLSYDGAGGYCIAFDRLKGKKKGDK, encoded by the coding sequence ATGAGAGAAAAACTGGAGATAAATAATCTTGACGACCTCTATGAGGCAATACTTACACTTGAAACTGTAGAGGAATGCAGGCTCTTTTTCAAGGACTTATGCACAGTTCCCGAGCTTAAGGCGCTCTCGCAGCGCTTCAAGGTGGCGCAGATGCTCACCGAGAACCACGTCTACAGTGATATAGTAGGGGCTACAGGAGCATCTACTGCAACTATCAGCAGAGTAAACCGCTCGCTCTCATATGACGGGGCAGGCGGCTACTGCATAGCCTTTGACAGACTTAAGGGCAAGAAAAAGGGCGATAAGTAA